A DNA window from Cloacibacillus sp. An23 contains the following coding sequences:
- a CDS encoding dihydrodipicolinate reductase C-terminal domain-containing protein, with protein MARIFIAGASGNVGRALVREISKGGRFELAGGWCREAGEDLGTLAGIAPLGVKASASLEEGITASKPDIVVEFSAAAVMRDNLECYLRLGADAVVGTTGLKPDELAGLGAQAVSRGLRWAALPNYALGVNLVARFLREAREYYPYASVIDRHTPEMGNAPSGTAVMLAGILSERAAGAVKSRETYDGALGADIGGTRVFAERISYPGPFSGHTIRLAREDEVVTIDIDDYSSGVFTGGVLMAARKLLSSPRGVFITSFDELTK; from the coding sequence ATGGCGAGGATTTTTATCGCGGGCGCTTCGGGCAACGTCGGCAGGGCGCTCGTGCGCGAGATCTCGAAGGGCGGCCGGTTCGAGCTCGCCGGGGGATGGTGCCGCGAGGCCGGAGAGGATTTGGGGACGCTCGCGGGGATCGCGCCGCTCGGCGTGAAGGCATCGGCTTCGCTCGAGGAGGGGATAACTGCCTCGAAGCCGGACATCGTCGTGGAATTTTCGGCGGCTGCGGTTATGCGCGATAATCTCGAGTGCTATCTGAGGTTAGGCGCTGACGCGGTCGTAGGCACGACGGGGCTGAAGCCGGACGAACTCGCCGGGCTCGGAGCGCAGGCAGTGTCGCGCGGGCTGCGCTGGGCGGCCCTGCCGAATTACGCGCTCGGCGTCAATCTCGTCGCGAGGTTTCTTCGCGAGGCGCGCGAGTACTACCCATACGCCTCAGTAATAGACCGCCATACGCCGGAGATGGGCAACGCGCCGAGCGGCACCGCCGTGATGCTCGCCGGAATCCTGTCGGAGCGGGCGGCCGGGGCTGTGAAGAGCAGGGAGACCTACGACGGCGCGCTCGGCGCCGATATCGGCGGGACGCGGGTTTTCGCGGAAAGGATTTCTTACCCGGGGCCTTTTTCCGGGCACACGATAAGGTTAGCGCGCGAGGACGAGGTCGTGACCATCGACATAGACGACTATTCGAGCGGCGTCTTTACCGGCGGCGTGCTGATGGCGGCGCGCAAGCTGCTTTCTTCGCCGCGCGGAGTGTTCATAACGAGTTTCGACGAGCTGACGAAGTAG